The Poecilia reticulata strain Guanapo linkage group LG13, Guppy_female_1.0+MT, whole genome shotgun sequence genome has a segment encoding these proteins:
- the c15h3orf80 gene encoding uncharacterized membrane protein C3orf80 — protein sequence MKPRLLGGGRTTRRLLSACLISACQALHSCGGVKCVDGHQCCLLPVPGNGSSGSAESCCKLPIHVFFDNVGWFTRKLSGILILLLLFAMGYFIQRIICPRPRHRHQNQEHGEEPSLFHGPTSASQDLLLEPYPECPLGDFASPNLPAYDEVKYLPTYEESMQEMHPDRDRDRDRSDDDLLSGAEPAAASGQQGRDLLGVSPARTARNSV from the coding sequence ATGAAGCCCCGTCTTCTGGGCGGCGGCAGGACAACCAGGAGACTTTTGTCGGCTTGCCTCATCTCGGCGTGCCAAGCCCTGCACAGCTGCGGGGGAGTCAAGTGCGTGGACGGCCACCAGTGCTGCCTGCTGCCCGTCCCCGGGAACGGCAGCTCCGGCTCCGCGGAGAGCTGCTGCAAGCTCCCCATCCACGTCTTCTTCGACAACGTCGGCTGGTTCACGCGGAAGCTGTCGGGCATCTtaatcctgctgctgctcttcgcCATGGGCTACTTCATCCAGAGGATCATCTGCCCGCGGCCCCGCCACCGGCACCAGAACCAGGAGCACGGCGAGGAGCCCTCCCTCTTCCACGGACCCACGTCGGCGTCCCAGGATCTCCTCCTGGAGCCCTACCCGGAGTGCCCCCTGGGGGACTTCGCCTCCCCGAACCTGCCGGCCTACGACGAGGTCAAGTACCTGCCCACGTACGAGGAGAGCATGCAGGAGATGCACCCGGACCGGGACCGGGACCGGGACCGCTCCGACGATGACCTGTTGTCCGGAGCGGAACCGGCGGCGGCGTCCGGGCAGCAGGGGCGGGATCTTCTGGGGGTGAGCCCCGCAAGGACAGCTCGGAACTCGGTGTGA